TATGTGCTCATCGTGTACCTCGACTGGTTCTGGAACAACAGTAGGCTGAGTCTCCGACAGGGGACCCTTGCTATGCTCTAGAACACTAGCCTTATTTTCGTCTGCTTGAACACGCTTCATGTTGTCATGGACATGACTAATGTTCTCCTTGTCCTCAATCGGGTCGATGTgtgattcttttctctcttcaacGGCTCGGTGaattttcttcccttcttgtGCCCTTTTCTCCATTTGTGTTTTCCGTAGCTGAAGCGCTTTCATTAGCCGTTCCCTTTCCTGGGACGTTCCAGAGGATGATAATGCGCTTAATGACTTGGCGCCAGGCGACAGCTTGGGTCTAGAAATAGGCATTGATAGGGGGGGTACGAGTAATGGAGGCACCGGAGGGACCATTCGGCCAGACATAGATGCTACAGTGCTTCCCTGGGATCGGGGACGAGCAGGACTAGGATTGCTCCTTCGCAGGGAGGACGACCGCATGCCAGCTGGCAAGGAAGCGACCGGTCGCTGTTCTGCGCTTCGTGACAGATTCCCTGCGGTGCGTGGCCGTCCACTTTCATCTACCGAAGGCCGCGGTCCAAGCTTGACCTTCTGTTTATACACACCTGTGCGttctagatcttttaaaGATGGCCTAGCTGACTGAGTAGACCTTCGAGGCTCAGAGTATGACAGCTCGTCCCGCGAGGTCTTTCGCGAAGTCGGACGCTCGGAGTGGTGGTCGCCGGCAATCGAAGGAGGACGATCGTTGTCTTGGGTGTCATCTGGGGTTTTCGTCGGCGATGATGTCTCGGTGCCATGGCGAATAGAATGTGCGTCGGACGCAACCGGCGAGGCGACGATGGTTGCTTCTGATAGTTGGCTGAACGATCTTTGCCGAAAGTCTTTGGTCGAGATTGGCGGTGGCGAAGCGTCTTTGCTTCCGGGGGTTTCCTCTGCATCTTCCGCGATTTCCATCAGCCTGCGACGGCGGAGGGAattcgaggaggaggtgatAGAACCTGAAGCGGTATGTAGTAGACATGCGGAAGATAGTGCGCTCTCAGTGAGCTCCGATGGCTGTGAAAGATAGAATACAGTATCATGTGGAGAGAATTTATCCAGAATCGATTGAAACTGCACGGTTGTACGGGCTAAAGGTGGGTGCAAGATCTCATCAGTAAGAGTGGAGGTTAGGGTGATGGGTAATAAGGATATACCTTGTACGAGCCGAGAAATACCCTCCGGTAGATAGCTGAGTACTACCTTCCTTCGACGATATTGTAGAAATCCATAAAGCGGAGACTTTTCTTCATAACCGTCGATCGCATTCCGTACGTCGGGCACCCCGCCGGTCCCCCGATCGAGAAGAGCCACTTCATCCCTTGACACATACTGGAGAAGAAACCTAGACGCGGGAAGGGATGATCAGCCATTGCTTTAACCAGTACTGTGATTTCTTGATGCAAGTATCCGTGAAACATCAATTGCGCCGGGAGTGGAAACAACATCGACTTACCATCCTCCCGCTTCACTTAAAGCGGTTTGATAGGCTTCTATGACAGCGGGATTATCTAGCCCATTGAGAGACATGACGAGAACTGCATGGGAGGCGAGACTTTatcggagaagaaaagataaagataaaaatagaaataagAAGAGGTGCCGCGGTGTGAACCAACAAAGTGTAGCGAGTGAGTCTGCTGGTGTCcgaaaggaaagagggggaggggacGAATGCAACGAGGGACGACTGAAGATTGTAAaacacaagaagaagagagcgtTCTAGCCAGAAGGTAGGTATGATCTGGAAAAGTAGCAGAAGGACAGCCTCCTGCGAGCCGAGATCACCCCCAGGCTGATGAACTAGCACGCGTAATTAGATATCAGGATCATTGAATGGAGGCGAGTCGAGACGGTGGTGTGTATTTCACGAACCTCTCAGGAGTTCAGGGGCTCTTCCTAGTGGATGGTCCGATAACCTCCACTTCTTGTCTCCACGTTTTTCTTGGCCGATGGTAACCAACGAATGTTGAATGAATCTCCTCGTTTGGTTCAGGTACAAGCTCGGCTACTTCAATGGAACTTGAACCATAAATTGATGGACTCCAAAGTATTGCAGTGTGGTGCCATCAATGGCAACGAGACTCCATTGAGAGCACCAGAATCAAACATATTACACAATCAGCATTGAATTCGATCGGAAATGAATGAGGGATGATCGCAGCCACTAACGGGGGACTCGGGTCGTCCTCGAACGGCGCCTTGTCCCTATGGAACCCAATTCTGTACGACgaacatacggagtacacggGTAAATTACCTTATATCTATTGTCTACCTACTATTAGCTCTCAGTTATATTGCCAATAACCGATATTTTTAGGCAAGTTGCCCTTTCCCCCCGAATAGGAGTCAACGCCCTAGAAAGTCAATTTTTGACTCCCAATCGGGCACGTCAAAGATAGTCAGTAAGGGGGTCACATTGGTTCATGTTCTCTATGTAATGTTAACTTGTACTTGCAAAATGCAGATGCAATCGATATCTTCCGTTGCgcaatatctttttaattattattatcattttctttataatttcaAAACGGTATCTGACATCTTATAGTTAAACCTTTGACCTTCGATCGAACGTGTAGATCATGAAGTATCTCCCAGTCAAGAGTTCTAGAAGGTCTCGTATTGCCCTATCCAGAGCCAGGGCCACTGAAACTTGCAATGCTCAACTTGTTCAGTTGGTAACTGGGTAAAGGTAGAAAGAAGATCTAATCAATCCGATCAGGCTAATCGGTTtgtcaagaaaacaaacctTAACCCCCAAAATAGTATCCCATCGAGCGCTTCTAGAAGACAAATAATGCCGCCCTAAATTCTTCACTTCTTTCACTAGTTTGTGGGTTTGCCTTAAGCTTTCAACTAGTACACAAACAATGACGATGTCcaaattctaatattaagAAGAATACTCCGTATTCCATGAAAAAAGTGGTGGGATAAATACTTCATTATTCAATTCCCCACATGTTGACCCTCAGTACTTACAATGCTTTCCGCTCTGGAGATCTCCGCCTTACTCGGAGACTGCCGATGCGGGGACCATCGACTTCACTATATATCCAAACCCAGCCAatttcaaaaagaaatgtTACCTTAACTGTACACTCAGTATCCTATCTGCACAAAAATTACTACGTTGGAAAATATCCCCCGCATAGATCGCCATGTCTCCCAGTCTCCCCTCGCTGTCGTCGCTCGCCTCGCTCCCACAGGAACAACAATTCCAGGTCCTCGATACGCTCTTTGAGCCATCCCCGGAACTTCATGCGCTGATGGCTCCAATTCTGGCCAATCAGACGTTCTCCTCATATGCTAGTCTGATTGATGCCGTCGGAGGCCGCATGTCCGCTCTATCCGCAGCGAACTCGCCGACTGATAAAGCCGTTCTCGTTGGAATCCTGGGGTCGCATCCCCGTCTGGGACGTCCGAAGGTGGCGCAATCTGAGCATATAAGCGAATTGAGCAAGAAAGAACAAGCGCAGTTGAACACAGGGGCAGAGGAGCTAGCGGAACGACTGCGACTGCTCAACGCTGAATACGAGGAGAAATTTCCAGGATTAAGATTTGTGTTCGTGACCAAGTCAAATTCCGTCAACGATCAAGACTAACTTGAGACTTTTTGGCCCGATTCTAGAACTTTTGTCAATGGGCGGAGCCGAGACGTTATCATGGTGGAGATGCGACAAAGGATTGACAGAGGTGATGCCGAGAAGGAGATAGAAGAAACCATCCAGGTAAGAGGTATCGTGCTCGCGTAAATGATTAAGAGTACTAATCTACGCATTTAGGCAATGTGTGATATAGCTAAAGACCGGGCGCGAAAGTTGGAACAGACGTCACGGATATAGATACTTGAAGAACAATGATACTATAGGTGGAATAATCTTGGTACATCGCCGCAATTAACCGCCGTCAGATTCAGATAGTTCATGGTCAAGGAAGGTCTCGTCGTTCAACGCAGATATCCAGTCATGATCGCTTGAGTGGTGGTCAAGCGTTGTGGCTATGGCAACCGATGTGGAGACCAGTTCAGAAGAGAGAACTCTGCTCGGTCTCTGTACTGTATACTATTATCAGAACTCCAACGATTTGTCATGTCTTCTAGAAAGAGATACTATAAGTTATCAATCAAGTCAGTGCGGAGATAATAGTGTCAGTCACTGAATCTGAGATCTTGACCATTCATTACTTGGCAATACGTAGTAATGAATGGGGCGTGGAACCACCTATGACACAATCCAATCCAAGTATTTTTAGCTACCAAAAAAAACCGAACCCCACGCCCTGATCTTAAAATGCTTGACTTGCATGACAGGAGCAGACGCGCAGAAACCTTGCCGATGTATTGTTATCATTGCCTCGATTCCTTGCTACCAGTACTTTGAGTAGGAACCAGGGAACTTCCCAGTTCTCCTGCGTTCCATTCCAGCTGTTATATCTAACCAACCGTTCCGCGTCGTCGTTTTTCAATGGGTCGTTCCAGAATGCGACTTTTATCGCCCCCGAACTAAAACCGTTTGCGACTAGAGAATGTCATGCGAaaccaaaataaaataaaatactaggGAAAATTAACTAAGGGTCAATGTCCGGACCCTTGATGTCATTCTAATCTCCGATTCATCCGGATATTGCCGTGTTTCCTCTCGGTCTCCATAATCTCTCGCAAACTCCaagtaatttcttttcttttcccttttcccttttcccacCATACGCTGGTTATCCCGCCAAACGTTTCCGATTCCACATGCGCACTCTGGGGCGCCGCCCTAACCATGACGGAGGCTTTGCGAGCGCCCAAGGAGACTGACAGCCGAGGCGCTTTGGCATCGCGCGCCTTGCCTATCCCCGCGATCGTCACCAACCTTGCAACTGGCTCTTCTTCGAGTCTGAAGAGGAATGGTAGCAATCTGACAATCAATAAGGACAGCGGTAGTCCTAATGAGGGAAAGCCGGGGCTGCTGCAGACTTCTCAGTCGTTCCCTATCGGTATGTCCAGTTGTCTCGATGGTTATATACCTGATGAGTTTGAGATTATGATACCGTCCGAACTTTCACCCCTTGATTCCTTTCACATGTCAATGACCTGCGGCGACGTCAAACATACGACAAAGGCGCATTGTGCTCGCAATCTGTCACCCATGCTTATGCGCTCTCTATATAGGGTCGGCTCCATCCGATGTAGCATCATCCCTCAGTGGCAACCCGCTAGATACCAGAAAGAATTCTCGATCAGGCCAGGGTCAAAGTAATGCCTCTATCGGGGTTACTAGAagttctctctcttctccgaCCCTCGTCGAAGTTAGCGCCGACTCCAGCGCAATAGATCCGTTGTCGCAGGTACGAATAATAAAGTCACTAGATCGCTCATGTGTGTTGTGGGTGCACCAGTTGCTGATCAAACCTGCATCATGCAGCATATCATTAAACGCACCAATACCGAGAAGTCGATCCCTTTAAAGCTACTCGGAAGGGCGTCATACGAGGCGGAAGCTGGCGGAACTGACGGGCCACCTGAGCAAGGCCCAATCCGAGGAGATGCCGCGCTACATCGCAAGCCGTCtaaggagaagaagtgagTGCCGTGCCTATTTTCAGCAGGGATCTATCATGTTTCTCTGGCTGCGCTTTCACATTTCTTGATATACCCCGCACTGCAAGATAACGCATGTTTGTTTTTCTGCATTTCCTTTCGAAGGCTAATTGGACCACTTTGAACGAGTAGGAAAGGCGTTTCGTTTCTCAGCCGGATCATTGGCGGTAAAAAGAAGGACCAAATTCtcgacgacgacgacgatgtCTCTGAACCGGATACTGCTCGTATGGACACTGCGCAACAGATAGGGTTTTTTCCTCGATTCCCCCGCCCTCCAAAGTACATCCGCGTCAGGGCACATTataagaaagagaaaacattCAGTCGAATATTCGTGGCGCAGGAGCTTGAAGGTGCAGATAATGTGTCAAACTCATCTGAAAAAGATGGGTCTTCAGTAGCGGGGGCAAGGAGCAGTAAAACTACCGGGAAAGCAGTATGGGCTCTGGTGTTCTCCAATGACGGCAAATATCTGGCGGCTGCCGGCCAAGATGGCAAGGTCCGGGTTTGGGCTGTTATCACTTCACCGGAGGAACGCCATGAATCCGAGCCAGAGGAAGATGGGAGTCAGGATGGCGAAGAACTTCCTCAGTTGAAAGCACCGGTGTTCAAGGTGAAGCCGGTCCAGGTGTACGAGGGTCACACAGGCAGTGTGCTTGATCTAAGTTGGAGCAAGGTATGTCTGCCATTAGCAATGTTTGACCGAGACATCCGTCGTGAATCTAACATCACCGCAGAataattttcttctttcttcttccatggatAAGACGGTCCGACTGTGGCATGTGAGCCGACCTGAGTGTCTATGTATATTCCAACATAGCGACTTCGTTACCTCGATTCAATTCCATCCCCGGGACGACCGGTTCTTCCTTGCAGGTTCACTTGACACGAAACTCCGGCTTTGGAGTATCCCGGATAAGAGTGTGGCATTTGTTGTGACAGTTCCCGATATGATCACGTCGGTCGCTTTCACTCCGGATGGTCGGCATTCGATTGCTGGTTGCCTAAACGGAATGTGCAATATCTACGAAACCGACGGCCTCAAGCCAATCACGCAGTTTCATGTCCGCTCAGCACGTGGACGCAATGCCAAAGGCAGCAAAATCACGGGGATTGATACTGCTATTTTTCCGAAGGGCGACCCTCAGGGTGAGGTGAAGTTATTGATCACCAGCAATGATTCTCGGATTCGAATGTACAACTTTAGAGACCGGACCCTGGAGGCAAAATTCCGTGGCAACGAAAATACATGCAGCCAGATCCGCGCTTCCTTCAGCGATGATGGGAAACACGTCATTTGTGGAAGTGAGGATCGCCGGGCTTATCTGTGGCCAACAGCCCCTATTGAGAGGGACTCGGACAAGCGTGCTGTGGAAGTTGTGGAACCACAGTCGGCCATGGTGACGGCGGCTATCATGGCTCCCTCGAAAACGAAGCAGATACTAGGATTTTCCGAAGATCCAATTTACGATCTCTGCAACCCGCCTCCTGTTACCCTAGGTAGTTCGAAAGAGAACGGACCTCATCGCAACTCGGTAGCTAGCAAACAGGCTCAGGAATCGCCGGGGTATCTTGCTCGCTCTAACCATCCGGGAGGGAATATTATCATAGTAGCCGACTACTCCGGGAAGATCAAGGTCCTGCGACAAGATTGCGCGTACCTCAAACGGCGCTTTGAAAGCTGGGATACGCATTCAACGATTTCTCGCAGACTGCTACGGCGCACAAACTCCGCGCGGCACAGCATTGCTTCGTCTATTGGAAAGGAGTCATCTCATAAGACACCCTCTGAGCGCATCATTTCCTGGCGCAACTCCGTGATCGGTCATACAGAGCGAAAGGATGGCAATCACCCAGGGACAAGAACTCGGAGCCCATCTCCCCAAAGACTCGCCAATCGGTCGCAGTACTCGAGTCCCAGACGGGGTGGATCGCGGTCTGGGTATACTATTTCTCCTCCGCCTTCCGCCTACAAGACCTCGACGGAGTACAAGACTTCTTTGGATAGCGCAGGATCTAGTACAGAGGTACCAGGACGCAATGGAGCCGCTAATGCCCCCAAGACCCTCCAGCCAGCACCCTCATTGGTTGCCAATAAGCGACAAGATCAGGACAACCCTCTGTGGCTACAAGGCGACCACAGCTATGCTTTCTACAAAAGGATCGCGCGAGACGCATTAGCCGCGCGGAATCGAGATTCACCTCATCATCTCGACCCCAATCGACTTTCTGTTCCCGGGCGACGCCAGCCGAGTGTCGGTAGTGTCCTGAGTAGTGATTACGCATCGTCAAacggggagggagaggagagtgaAGATGTGCTCCGGTGTGACAACTGCGAAGGAACGAATTTCCGAGCCACAAAAGGACGAAATGGGAAGCAGAAGTTGATCTGCGTACGGTGCTCCCAGCCTATAGACTGAGCTCTTTGTGATATTTATGATTTGatgttttttttcttttctagtATATCCCATTTTGGCAAATACTGCATTGGCGGGTGTTCATAATATTGCATTTACAGGGACGTGATGGAGGTCTGGTATGTATGTCGCAGATATATAGGATGTAGTTAGGATACGAGACCAATGATTTAAATGTACAAGAGGTAGACTTTCTAAAGGATAGAGGAGTAAAGTAGGAGGAAATTCGTAATCGATACACGAAgtactagataataaatcCGCTGCTCTCCGCCAAGACTCGACTACTGACAATTGCAAGCAAACTGTCCGCACTCCACCATTTATCACACCTCCATTCACCATTATACCTCACCAACCAACAAACAcagaaaatatttaaaacCTCTTCTAGTACTCAAAACACCCTCAATCGATATATCCCCAGAGAAAAAAAACCCAGAAAACCACTGTAACTCCAAACCaacaccacaaccacaaaACATGCCATACCTTCCCACCTCCCAGGCCTACCTGGAACAATCAGCGCTCCTCCTCGAAGCATACCCAAACGACGTACGTCTCACTCACACATCCAATCCCCAATCCCACAATTCCAAGAGCTAAGAAAACTCCCAAACCAAACATACCACCTAACTAACACAATGAATCCTAACACAGACCCGCATAACAACAAAATACaacttcccctcctctcaaAAGCCCAAACCAACCGAAgaatcaacaacaccaacgGCCCCAATCGCATCCCTCACACTAAAAACCTACAACCCAACGTCCGGAATCTGCCTCAAATACCGCACGAACAAAGCTGCCGAGGTAGGGCGGTTGATTACATCTCTGGGAAAGCTAGCGGGTGGTGCGAATGTGGCTGCGTTGGGATTGGGGAATGCGGCTGCAGCGCCGGTAGCGCAGGCTGGTGGTGATGTGGAGA
This DNA window, taken from Aspergillus flavus chromosome 5, complete sequence, encodes the following:
- a CDS encoding signal recognition particle 9 kDa protein-domain-containing protein, producing MPYLPTSQAYLEQSALLLEAYPNDTRITTKYNFPSSQKPKPTEESTTPTAPIASLTLKTYNPTSGICLKYRTNKAAEVGRLITSLGKLAGGANVAALGLGNAAAAPVAQAGGDVEMTDAPEEGTGSAPAAKTEGSKGGKGKKKGGKGKR
- a CDS encoding WD repeat protein encodes the protein MTEALRAPKETDSRGALASRALPIPAIVTNLATGSSSSLKRNGSNLTINKDSGSPNEGKPGLLQTSQSFPIGSAPSDVASSLSGNPLDTRKNSRSGQGQSNASIGVTRSSLSSPTLVEVSADSSAIDPLSQHIIKRTNTEKSIPLKLLGRASYEAEAGGTDGPPEQGPIRGDAALHRKPSKEKKKGVSFLSRIIGGKKKDQILDDDDDVSEPDTARMDTAQQIGFFPRFPRPPKYIRVRAHYKKEKTFSRIFVAQELEGADNVSNSSEKDGSSVAGARSSKTTGKAVWALVFSNDGKYLAAAGQDGKVRVWAVITSPEERHESEPEEDGSQDGEELPQLKAPVFKVKPVQVYEGHTGSVLDLSWSKNNFLLSSSMDKTVRLWHVSRPECLCIFQHSDFVTSIQFHPRDDRFFLAGSLDTKLRLWSIPDKSVAFVVTVPDMITSVAFTPDGRHSIAGCLNGMCNIYETDGLKPITQFHVRSARGRNAKGSKITGIDTAIFPKGDPQGEVKLLITSNDSRIRMYNFRDRTLEAKFRGNENTCSQIRASFSDDGKHVICGSEDRRAYLWPTAPIERDSDKRAVEVVEPQSAMVTAAIMAPSKTKQILGFSEDPIYDLCNPPPVTLGSSKENGPHRNSVASKQAQESPGYLARSNHPGGNIIIVADYSGKIKVLRQDCAYLKRRFESWDTHSTISRRLLRRTNSARHSIASSIGKESSHKTPSERIISWRNSVIGHTERKDGNHPGTRTRSPSPQRLANRSQYSSPRRGGSRSGYTISPPPSAYKTSTEYKTSLDSAGSSTEVPGRNGAANAPKTLQPAPSLVANKRQDQDNPLWLQGDHSYAFYKRIARDALAARNRDSPHHLDPNRLSVPGRRQPSVGSVLSSDYASSNGEGEESEDVLRCDNCEGTNFRATKGRNGKQKLICVRCSQPID
- a CDS encoding Oxo-4-hydroxy-4-carboxy-5-ureidoimidazoline decarboxylase, encoding MSPSLPSLSSLASLPQEQQFQVLDTLFEPSPELHALMAPILANQTFSSYASLIDAVGGRMSALSAANSPTDKAVLVGILGSHPRLGRPKVAQSEHISELSKKEQAQLNTGAEELAERLRLLNAEYEEKFPGLRFVTFVNGRSRDVIMVEMRQRIDRGDAEKEIEETIQAMCDIAKDRARKLEQTSRI